In Microbacterium sp. SLBN-146, one genomic interval encodes:
- the ychF gene encoding redox-regulated ATPase YchF produces the protein MALTIGIVGLPNVGKSTLFNALTKNQVLAANYPFATIEPNIGVVNLPDPRLDTLAEIFHSERILPAAVSFVDIAGIVRGASEGEGLGNKFLANIREADAIAQVVRGFADDDVVHVDGAVNPRNDMETINAELQLADLETLERAITRYEKEVRGKKLDPSVLEAAVAARDALQRGELLSASGIDITPIRELGLLTAKPFIFVFNVDEAVLTDAAAKAALAELVAPVQAVFLDAKIESELIDLDPEDAAELLASTGQDESGLDQLARIGFDTLGLQTYLTAGPKEARAWTIGKGWKAPQAAGVIHTDFEKGFIKAEVISFDDLVATGSVAEARAKGKARLEGKDYVMQDGDVVEFRFNN, from the coding sequence GTGGCTCTTACTATCGGCATCGTCGGCCTGCCCAACGTCGGCAAGTCCACTCTGTTCAATGCGCTGACCAAGAATCAGGTGCTCGCGGCGAACTATCCGTTCGCGACGATCGAGCCCAACATCGGCGTCGTGAACCTTCCCGACCCGCGTCTCGACACGCTGGCCGAGATCTTCCACTCCGAGCGGATCCTCCCGGCCGCCGTGTCGTTCGTCGACATCGCCGGCATCGTCCGCGGAGCATCCGAGGGAGAAGGACTCGGCAACAAGTTCCTTGCGAACATCCGCGAGGCCGACGCCATCGCTCAGGTCGTGCGCGGCTTCGCCGACGACGACGTCGTGCACGTCGACGGTGCCGTCAACCCCCGAAACGACATGGAGACGATCAACGCCGAGCTCCAGCTCGCGGACCTCGAGACGCTCGAGCGGGCGATCACGCGGTACGAGAAGGAGGTCCGCGGCAAGAAGCTCGACCCGTCGGTCCTCGAGGCGGCTGTCGCTGCGCGCGACGCCCTGCAGCGTGGCGAGCTCCTGTCGGCGTCGGGAATCGACATCACGCCGATCCGTGAACTGGGTCTTCTCACCGCGAAGCCCTTCATCTTCGTCTTCAATGTCGACGAAGCCGTCTTGACGGATGCCGCGGCGAAGGCCGCGCTCGCGGAACTCGTCGCTCCCGTACAGGCCGTCTTCCTCGACGCGAAGATCGAGTCGGAGCTCATCGACCTCGACCCCGAGGATGCCGCGGAGCTGCTGGCATCCACGGGGCAGGACGAGTCGGGCCTCGACCAGCTCGCCCGCATCGGCTTCGACACACTGGGACTGCAGACGTACCTGACGGCGGGGCCGAAAGAGGCGCGCGCCTGGACGATCGGCAAGGGCTGGAAGGCACCGCAGGCGGCGGGTGTCATCCACACCGACTTCGAGAAGGGCTTCATCAAGGCCGAAGTCATCTCGTTCGACGACCTCGTCGCGACGGGATCGGTCGCCGAGGCCCGCGCGAAGGGCAAGGCGCGCCTCGAGGGCAAGGACTACGTCATGCAGGACGGCGACGTCGTGGAGTTCCGCTTCAACAACTGA
- a CDS encoding alpha/beta fold hydrolase encodes MTDIEIFEPEGRAIPYAVEGEGPAVVLIAGQGLTIGYLGTLAHSVSEEDFRVVRIGSRRPSDGAVAVTMHDLARDVVDVMDHLSVDHAWVGGHGFGGAVARIVALDHHDRVNGVLLLGVATDATDAVDLADVAAPFHDAGVVALQRAAWEAPGELAPTVPVLVIQGADDRITPPDNGEALRSSAPGLVSVVTIDGAGHLFPATHMGATSWAIEDYLDWD; translated from the coding sequence GTGACGGACATTGAGATCTTCGAGCCCGAGGGACGCGCGATCCCGTATGCCGTCGAGGGGGAGGGGCCTGCGGTCGTGCTGATCGCGGGACAGGGTCTCACGATCGGATATCTCGGAACCCTCGCGCACTCGGTCTCGGAGGAGGACTTCCGCGTCGTTCGGATCGGGTCGCGCCGACCGTCTGACGGAGCGGTCGCCGTCACCATGCACGATCTCGCTCGGGACGTCGTCGATGTCATGGACCATCTTTCCGTCGATCACGCCTGGGTCGGCGGACACGGGTTCGGCGGGGCCGTCGCCCGCATCGTGGCGCTCGATCATCACGATCGCGTCAACGGAGTCCTGCTTCTCGGGGTCGCGACCGACGCGACCGACGCTGTAGACCTGGCGGACGTTGCGGCGCCGTTCCACGATGCGGGCGTTGTCGCACTGCAGCGTGCAGCGTGGGAGGCGCCGGGCGAACTCGCTCCGACGGTTCCCGTCCTCGTCATCCAGGGCGCCGACGACCGCATCACCCCGCCCGACAACGGCGAGGCGCTCCGCTCATCAGCACCGGGACTCGTCAGCGTCGTGACGATCGACGGGGCAGGGCATCTGTTCCCCGCAACACACATGGGAGCAACCTCGTGGGCGATCGAGGACTATCTCGACTGGGACTGA
- a CDS encoding class I SAM-dependent methyltransferase — translation MTDHEDLSRSFGAAAGAYEAGRPDYPLEVVRWLLEPARLADRRIRVVDAGAGTGKLTRVIVEAEAEVVAVDPDPDMLAVLRSRVIGVPAFTGTAEHLPLPDASVDAVLLGQAWHWVAPDAGAREAARVLGPGGLLGLVWNIRDDDVHWVAELTEAMRGSHAERMLAEDGVRIGLPFPTPERKTWRWVRTMDRTALLDMVASRSYVITADPTHRAEILASVEAIFDRERRDEDGTDVVDLPYRTEAFRSILP, via the coding sequence TCGTTCGGAGCCGCTGCGGGTGCGTACGAGGCGGGCAGGCCGGACTACCCCCTCGAGGTCGTCCGCTGGTTGCTGGAGCCCGCGCGCCTCGCGGACCGGCGCATCCGCGTCGTCGACGCGGGCGCCGGTACGGGAAAGCTCACCCGGGTCATCGTGGAAGCGGAGGCCGAGGTGGTAGCGGTCGACCCGGACCCGGACATGCTCGCGGTGCTGCGTTCCCGGGTGATCGGCGTCCCCGCGTTCACCGGGACAGCGGAGCACCTGCCTCTTCCCGACGCGTCCGTCGACGCTGTTCTGCTCGGCCAGGCATGGCACTGGGTCGCCCCCGATGCCGGTGCGAGAGAAGCCGCGCGGGTCTTGGGGCCGGGAGGACTCCTCGGTCTCGTGTGGAACATCCGCGACGACGACGTGCACTGGGTCGCCGAGCTGACAGAAGCGATGCGGGGGAGTCACGCCGAGCGGATGCTGGCCGAGGACGGCGTGCGCATCGGCCTGCCGTTCCCGACTCCCGAGCGGAAGACGTGGCGGTGGGTGCGGACGATGGATCGGACGGCGCTCCTCGACATGGTCGCCTCCCGCAGCTACGTCATCACGGCCGATCCCACGCACCGCGCCGAGATCCTGGCGTCGGTGGAAGCGATCTTCGATCGCGAGCGACGTGACGAGGACGGCACGGACGTCGTCGACCTGCCCTACCGGACCGAGGCCTTCCGCAGCATCCTCCCGTGA